The proteins below come from a single Pseudarthrobacter sp. SSS035 genomic window:
- a CDS encoding helix-turn-helix transcriptional regulator — protein sequence MARAATTADTFNAVAEPRRREILDALTQGERPVNELVTLLGLAQPHVSRHLRVLREVGAVVVRDEGRQRLYRLNPQALKPIHDWVASYQHLWEERFDLLEDVLEDLKEEH from the coding sequence ATGGCACGGGCAGCAACAACGGCAGATACGTTCAATGCGGTGGCTGAGCCCCGCCGTCGGGAAATCCTGGACGCCCTCACGCAAGGCGAGCGCCCGGTCAACGAGCTGGTGACCCTTTTGGGCCTGGCGCAGCCGCACGTGTCACGGCACTTGCGGGTGCTGCGCGAGGTGGGCGCCGTCGTCGTGCGTGACGAAGGCCGGCAGCGGCTCTACCGGCTCAATCCGCAAGCCCTCAAGCCCATCCACGACTGGGTGGCCAGCTACCAGCACCTCTGGGAGGAGCGCTTCGATCTTCTCGAGGACGTGCTGGAGGATCTCAAAGAAGAGCACTGA
- a CDS encoding Hpt domain-containing protein, with protein MAPEEGNALPLLDPDVLDRLRTELEDDDGVWKVFVQNFIEYLPHRTEKLRLTLTTGDLAGAMDAVLSLKTSSQMVGAERLAGLAMDLERALRHETLDSEPARVLPRLAADRLRQIIRCARQTTNILQKYLHSG; from the coding sequence ATGGCGCCGGAAGAGGGCAACGCCCTTCCCCTCCTGGATCCGGATGTCCTGGACAGGTTGCGGACAGAGCTCGAGGACGATGACGGCGTGTGGAAAGTCTTCGTGCAGAACTTCATCGAATACCTGCCCCACAGGACTGAAAAGCTGCGTCTGACCCTGACCACCGGCGACCTGGCCGGTGCGATGGACGCGGTCCTCAGCCTCAAGACCTCCAGCCAGATGGTGGGCGCGGAGCGCCTCGCCGGACTTGCCATGGACCTGGAACGGGCCCTGCGCCACGAGACTCTCGACTCTGAACCCGCCCGCGTCCTGCCCCGGTTGGCAGCGGACCGTCTGCGCCAGATCATTCGCTGCGCCCGGCAGACCACTAACATCCTGCAGAAGTACCTGCACTCCGGGTGA
- a CDS encoding DUF6855 family protein: MAEGTKADPWELVTAPGSSGYTMYGDPDADPPALVCQVGSTTLKYHLQAIEDLHSWLLEQGDWVPLGAADESKPAPEDSVEAWGRDPANPMGGWYGLRKGYRGRFGMYLPPLLEALGLAELTHEKRNNTVRALPKP, encoded by the coding sequence GTGGCTGAAGGAACGAAGGCTGATCCTTGGGAGCTGGTGACGGCTCCGGGATCATCTGGGTACACCATGTACGGGGACCCGGACGCGGACCCTCCGGCGCTGGTCTGCCAGGTCGGCTCGACCACGTTGAAGTACCATCTTCAGGCCATAGAGGATCTCCACTCCTGGCTGCTGGAGCAAGGCGACTGGGTTCCGCTGGGGGCCGCCGATGAAAGCAAACCCGCGCCGGAGGACAGCGTCGAGGCCTGGGGCCGCGACCCCGCCAACCCCATGGGCGGCTGGTACGGATTGCGGAAGGGTTATCGCGGCCGGTTTGGCATGTATCTCCCGCCGCTCCTGGAAGCCCTGGGCCTGGCCGAACTCACGCACGAGAAGCGGAACAACACAGTACGGGCCCTGCCGAAACCCTGA